From Deltaproteobacteria bacterium, a single genomic window includes:
- a CDS encoding redoxin domain-containing protein: protein MIEVGKQAPDFELVSHLAGTKFTLSQFKGQKNVMLVFYPLDWTPT, encoded by the coding sequence ATGATTGAAGTTGGCAAACAAGCGCCTGACTTCGAGCTGGTGAGTCACTTGGCCGGAACCAAGTTCACCCTCAGCCAGTTCAAAGGTCAGAAAAACGTCATGTTGGTGTTCTATCCCCTGGATTGGACTCCCACTTGA
- a CDS encoding redoxin domain-containing protein, which yields MPGLEALKSDFQACDTQVLGVSIDSRFSHDNWAKSLGGVSFPLLQDFHPKGAMAEKYGAYMADKGITDRATVIVDKQGAVRYSVSVTPAGERNPKDLLAECQKVNKG from the coding sequence GTGCCTGGACTCGAAGCTCTGAAGAGCGATTTCCAGGCCTGTGACACCCAAGTTTTGGGTGTGAGTATCGATAGCAGATTTTCCCACGACAACTGGGCGAAATCTTTGGGCGGTGTGTCGTTTCCGCTGCTGCAGGATTTTCATCCGAAAGGGGCGATGGCGGAGAAATACGGTGCCTATATGGCTGACAAAGGCATCACCGATCGCGCCACCGTGATCGTCGACAAACAAGGCGCGGTGCGCTACTCGGTGTCGGTCACGCCGGCCGGCGAGCGCAATCCGAAGGATCTTTTGGCGGAATGCCAAAAAGTTAACAAAGGGTAA
- a CDS encoding acetylornithine/succinylornithine family transaminase: MTDFIELEKNHEFDVYPKRDLVLVRGQGAKVWDSNGKEYIDCIAGHGVANVGHCNESVAAAIAAQARLLISCSMTLYNDTRARFLEKLLSVTPKNLTRAFLCNSGTEAIEAAIKFARFTTKKKEFITAMRGFHGRTLGSTTATFNPEYRKEFEPLVPGFKYVAFNNFDKLTENITDDTAGIILEIVQGEGGVHPGTGDYFTKVRQLCDEKNILLIIDEVQTGFCRTGKMFACEHFDLQPDILCLAKGIAGGVPMGAVVCSEKIQPPMGKHGSTFGGNPLACAAGSAAIDFMTENKLADQAREKGEYFIGKLGQQKFANVREIRHMGLMVGMDLKEKGQPYLVKLMELGVLAMPAGATVLRFLPPLTISKEELDFVADKVAAVLPKVS; this comes from the coding sequence CTGGGACTCGAACGGCAAGGAATACATCGACTGCATTGCCGGCCACGGCGTCGCCAACGTCGGCCACTGTAACGAAAGCGTCGCTGCCGCGATTGCCGCACAAGCGCGCCTGCTCATCAGCTGCTCGATGACGCTCTACAATGACACCCGCGCGCGTTTCCTGGAAAAGCTGCTTTCGGTCACGCCAAAGAATCTCACGCGTGCTTTTCTCTGCAACTCGGGCACGGAGGCCATCGAAGCGGCGATCAAGTTCGCCCGCTTCACCACCAAGAAAAAAGAATTCATCACCGCCATGCGCGGGTTCCATGGCCGCACCCTGGGCTCGACCACCGCGACGTTCAATCCGGAATATCGCAAAGAGTTCGAGCCGTTGGTGCCGGGCTTCAAATACGTCGCGTTCAACAATTTCGACAAGCTCACAGAAAACATTACCGACGACACGGCAGGCATTATCCTCGAAATCGTACAAGGCGAAGGCGGCGTCCATCCCGGCACGGGCGACTATTTCACCAAGGTGCGCCAGCTCTGCGACGAGAAAAATATTCTTCTGATCATCGACGAAGTACAAACCGGCTTTTGCCGCACCGGTAAAATGTTCGCCTGCGAGCACTTCGATCTACAGCCGGACATTCTCTGCCTGGCTAAGGGCATCGCAGGCGGCGTGCCCATGGGCGCCGTTGTCTGCTCGGAAAAAATTCAACCGCCGATGGGCAAACACGGCAGCACCTTCGGCGGTAACCCGCTCGCTTGCGCTGCCGGCAGCGCCGCTATCGATTTTATGACCGAAAACAAACTCGCCGATCAGGCGCGCGAAAAAGGCGAATATTTCATTGGTAAACTCGGCCAACAAAAATTCGCCAATGTCCGCGAGATCCGCCACATGGGTTTGATGGTGGGAATGGATTTGAAAGAAAAAGGCCAGCCCTATTTGGTCAAGCTGATGGAGCTTGGCGTGCTCGCCATGCCGGCGGGCGCGACGGTGTTGCGCTTCTTGCCACCGCTCACGATATCAAAGGAAGAATTGGATTTCGTCGCCGACAAGGTCGCTGCGGTCTTGCCAAAAGTGAGTTAA